From the Erpetoichthys calabaricus chromosome 12, fErpCal1.3, whole genome shotgun sequence genome, the window TATTGAAGCCAAATAAGCAAGGATCAGAGCTAGCAAGCAAGTGTGATATAAGTGAAAGCATCATGATCTTAGCTGGCTTAGTGCAGAAGGTCTAGAAGTTGAAAAACATCAAACAAGAGGGTATTGGCTCATTTTGTTATCGAGCCAGCTCCTGTATGCGGACACCATTGTGTACACATCGTTCCGATTATTTTCTTCACAGCATTTTGTATCACTATAAGACACAATCCCCACAGCTAGAGGACTGTTGTTGTTGTCCGGACAAATCAGTGGACCTCCTGAGTCTCCCTGAAATAAATTCACAAGATTTTAATTTGAAAGAAACTCAAAATAAACAGAGATGACAAATGAGCTGACAACTTAAATCACATTTTATCTTTTGCTCTTTGTAGACAGAAATGCCATCTCTACTTACATTACAAATACCCTTTTGGCCGGTGCCCCTTGCACAGATCATTTTAGGATCTTTACAGGGTTCCTGGACTGTGACATCCACCTCTCTCAGGGTATTGCTGCCATATCCACTGCTAGCAGTTTTCCCCCATCCTGCCACAGAACATAAGGTGCCATTCCTGAAATTCTGAGTGCTGTTTGGAATGTTAATGATAGTCACGTCATTTGTAAGAGTGGCACTTTTCTCCAGCTGTTTCAAATGAAGAAAAGCCAGAATGAATTTCATGTGACCTTTCAGTATGGGGCCTAATGATTGTAGTTTGCTATAATATACACAGTAGAGAGATAGGACCATAGACCTATTTACTATTTGTGAAATTGAATAAGGGAAAAACAGAATTTGGTTTAAAACCTTAAAAAGTTTGGCAACATTTTTGCTCTGAttgatgtttttatttgatttttcttatgttttatctCACCATCTTAAAATCAGTTCTACCTCTTTTCTGGGATTTTAATAATCAGTTTTCAAAGCCAGTTTTGCTTTGGTATGGAGTGCCGTTGTTTTGTGAACTTGCATTGCCTGATGCCATAGTAATCCCTCCCATGATGAACTGGGACTATGCAATGGTGACATCATTGGCACATCTGTATAAAGGTCATTTCATGCAGTCCTGACCCATTTGAGATTGAATCTTATTAGTAACTATGTGTGTTTCTCTTTGAGAACCCTGGTATAagattttttctctgttttatttactttgatgTTTGGGTAAATTTTCTGGTTATGTTGTTTGActttttgactttttgactttttaacatttgaaatgCTGATTGCAACTTAAAAatgctgatttttgttttgtgatctGTTTCATTTGATTCTTTGGTGTCTGATCCTAGCATAACCTTTTTTTAATGGCCTACTTGGTCCTTTGACTCCtccatttgctgtttttttattttcaaatatttttagtaaacacACGCCCGTTCTGGTGTTTCCAGCATAGACAGTTACCCAGAGGAATTTTTTTAATGTCCTTTTTAGTTGATGTTAGGAAGCAAGAGGCAATAATAACCTGACCCACACCTTATGTCAGGCATCAATTATTGTCTTTCCAAAGAACAACAAAACCCTCTAGAATATGTATGTTATAGACCAATCTTATTACTAAATATAAGAACCAGCAAATTTTTtaacaaatacaatttaaaaagtattcCCTTCAATAATTTCACAGGATTGAACTGGATTAATTAAAGATCGATATCTATTGTCAACCTGTCTACTCTTCATAGACCTAGTATATACCCCTTCGACATCTGCAtttccaaagatttttttaaaatccctgGATGCAGGAAAAAGTATTTGATAGAATGCAATAAGGATATCTATTTATGGTGCAGCAAAAATTTAGGTTTGGACCTAATACTTGTTGTGTTACTGTTGTGCCTACATTGAAAACAGAACGCCATAAGGGCAGAAAGATAAGATACCAGGAGGAAGATGAGAGTCAAAAGCCAGAAAAAGAGATTGAAAAGCCTATCATCAAAACTGTTgttgtgtgaaattttgtatataagttgataaatattttgtatgtctttatatgtaacttagacaaagcaatgcaatattagtgttatatcattgataagaaccccccccccccccaaacccccagacTTTAGAAATGAGTCTTTGTAATTATATGACAGGGTAGGGGGAAGTgcataaaaccagtttggcaagtgattctctgcaggactctctcaatcagccCTCAAAGGAAAAGCAGACTACCCAGCTAACAAGCATTAGCTGAACAAATGGTTTTggaggcaggtgtgaaaggtattgtgtgccaccactggtctgaagtatggctgtttgggattggtttgaatcagaagCCATTCTGTAGTACAACGCCATACTGGTGTAAGGGTTTGGACAAAGAATGCATACATTTAGTTGCTTTACAATCACCATGAAGAACcatctctctgtcacaccattGTAATGAGGAgtacaactcggcagccatattgtggcaggcatgcggcctgttctgaagaaagctgactaaaaatggtgccttaactacagacattttaaataacaaacaactctgtgtgccgcctgaaactatacatcactatttatcaggttgtatggttgccaacattcacttgtactttgcttattgttgttattgatgaatattatcaataatacattatttaaagttgtaacttaactcctgcttgtcttttaccacacctaattgcctgaggttatagatgtagaagggaaggtgtggagaagttataaagtacagtaATTTATAAactgtggtaagtctgtgagatttgaagcattctgacaaaggctacacattaataatacaaaaggggaaagtagagtaatagagaactctaccaagacaaaacaaaaagcaaaagcaaaatcctaacacacagcagaaaaaaaagcactagacatactgtatacccAAACTTTAAAACACATACACTTATCCTTTGATATATGTACATAAACTCAGATAATCCAGAAGTCTAACAGACAGAACTTTATACCCCTTGAACTATGACAAAATGTGTAGCGTATCCCTGATCATCAATCATCAtaggaaaatggaaaataatgaaaCGTTCAGGCAGTCATTTCTAACCTTGTCTGAGGGAATGGTAGTGCTGGAAGGGGACGTTTCTAATTGTAAGGGGTGTGCATACCTATTAGGAGGGTTTTTGAGAAGCatttagagttttgttttttttggaggtGTGCTGTGTAACCCCAGAATAGCAGACTCAACAATAGTGCTCCATTTTGTATAAGTCCGagtaagcaaaataaaattgaagAGGCCCTGACTGCTGTGAGTGTTCCTGTTCTTATCTACCAGGATCGTTACAATAATTTTAACTACCTAAAAACAGAAGAATTCAGAAGATATAATAACAGAAATTAATTCTGTTTCCCCCAAAAAAACCCAATATAgagaaaaacaatattatttatattatttagatTTATTCCCTggcatgtgttttatttaatttttattgttgttttgtaaatatgtttgattttcatattgttatgtttatttactgttttattttaatgtacaatgtctttaaatgttccactattccttgtgttttgtgggtagaaTCCTGGGAGGCAGGGCAACTCTAATGACACTGGTGCTGGATCCTCCTTCTTTATGTTGGGGTCCGAGCAGCGGTTCATTTTGTGTATAATGGTGATACAAACATGGCAAAAGGAGAGTGAAGCTTCCAATAAATCCCAAAAAGCAGACCAGGAGCCCCCTCTCctgcccccccaaaaaaaaccaataaaaagcaaaataaacacaagccagggaatatatttaataataatctgatcatctgtctgttattacaagccatggcagaaccTAACCACTGAAGAAACAGAAGTACTAAAACAAGTATAATAAGTAGAATGTAGTTTGAGGAGTTGAcatatgaagaagtcaggagtggcagagaagtacgtaagagttgtacaggatatgtacgtgggaagtgtgacagtggtgagatctgcagtaggagtgacggattcaAGGTgggggtgggattacatcagggattggctctgagccctttcttatttgcaatggtgatggacaggttgacagacaagattagacaggagtccccatggactatgatgtttgctaatgacattgtgatgtgtagcgagagtagggagcaggttgaggagaccctggagaggtggagatatgctctagagaggaaaggaatgaaggtcagtaggaacaagacagaatagatgtgtgtaaatgagagggaggtcagaggaatggtgagaatgtggggagtagagttggcaaaaatggatgagtttaagtacttgggatcaacaatacagagtaccgggaattatggaagagaggtgaaaaagagagtgcaggcagggtggagaagagtgtcaggagagatttgtgacagacagatatcagtgagagtgaaagggaaggtctacaggatggagGTGAAgaaatgctctagagaggaaaggaatgaaggtcagtaggaacaagacagaatacatgtgtgtaaatgagagggaggtcagtggaatggtgaggatgcagggagtaaagttggcgatggtggatgagtttaaatagttgagatcaacagtacaaagtaataaggcattgtggtagagaagtgaaaaggagagtgtgagtaatttgtgacagacgggtatcagcaagagtgaaagggaaaatgtgcaggacggtagtgagaccagctatgttatatggggttggagacggtggcactgaccagaaagcaggagacagagctggaggtagcagagttaatgatgctaatatttgcattgggtgtgacgaggatggataggattagaaatgaggacactagagggtcagctcaagttggacggtttggagacaaagtcagagaggcgagattgtgttggtttggatatgtgcagaggagagatgctgggaatattgggaaaaggatgttaaggacagagctgccagggaagaggaatagAGGAaagcctaaaagaaggtttatggatgtggtgagagaggacatgcaggtaatgggtgtaagagagcaaaatgcagaagacaggacgatatggaagaagatgatctgcagtggtaacccctaacaggagcatcaTTTTGTCAACTGTATtaatgtaatgcactcctaactggtCTATATAAGACAGATGtcaatcagttgcaattagtgcagaatacagCAGTGAAAATCTTAActggtaaaataaaatgttatactgGTCACCAGAGTACTTTAGAACTGATTTTTAAATAGTATTAATGgtatacaaagctttaaataatcttgcttcttCTAATATTTTGGAATGCATGGGCCCCTATATTCTAAGTTGTAACCTTAAATCTTCTAAAGGTTGTTgcttattaatacaaaatcaTAAAACAGGAGGTACAGAGGCTGTTATAatgagttattttcttttttcccttcctCTTTATGGTTTTTGGGCAATATTTTACATGGATACTGGGGTGTTGAGGAATTTGAATTTCACACTGAATTTGGAAAGTTTGCAATGGTTATTAAGTAGAAGTTTAATAACTGCTTATCGGGgtatcattttgtttgtttattaaactcCAGCTCTTTTAGATGAGTTAGCATTAGTTGTTGCAAAGTATTTTTGTGgctttagattttaatttttagctTAGCTGGAAGAAACAGGTAAGGaggagtttcatttttttcttacatgACTTGCTGCCTTGTTTGGGTTACATTGTTTAGCAAGAAAATTCACAAAATCCTAAAAAGCCTAGAAATAACTGAAAACTGTTGCTCTAAACATATATAGAGCACCTTCATGGAAATTTTAATAATCCAAAATCTGATGTTCATTTGGTCCTTCAAGACAAGAGAGGTGAGAAAACACAAAAGTTAAAGGCTAGCAGACATGGAGTAAATTGTGTTTGCAGCTTCTCCTCACCCCTCTGTGCTTACAGGGATGCTTACCTTCAGAAGCATgatgtcattttctaatttttttttgttatatctttCATGACGAATCATATTCTTTACTTTTATCACCTGCACGGATGGTTCTGGTTTTGTTAAATTATGAACTCCTAGAATAACGTTGATACTCCTGTTGAGCAATAAACAGCATGTTAGTTAGGGAGAATTATAGGGATAGTGATTCTGTTACCAGTAATGACATTAGCATCAGAAGCAATGTCACTGTAACTCTCAAGAGGggtttagacaaaaaaaaaatcacctaatCAAAGCAAAGAAAAGAGGCAGAGCATTGAATTGAAGGAAACAAACCTGTGAGCATGtaacatgcaaagaaaaaatcacaaaataaaaaaaaatctattttacacCTAAATtagagacaaaaagaaaacccTGGGTGAAATATGAAATGcatcttatttgttttcttttaacaataaagtacatttttgtcCCGTTCActtgttacatatacagtatattcttcaaATGCAGCAACTATGAGTTTAGAGTGATCAGGTTTTGAAAACCAAACCAAACAGTATAAAAAGATTAGACTATAAATACATTAAATCTCCTTGCAAGGTAGAATCATTGTTCTTCTGCACAACTCACCCCCATTAAGCCTTCAGACAGTACTTTCATCTTCTCCGgaactgttttttatttgatgACTCTGAATCTcacatttgtttcttttagaattagtgtaaaagaaatgtgtgtgtAAAAACTTGCAACTCCGGGTGCATATAAAAGAGGCCTTCCTCCAGTCGaaagccagaatcaggaggaagaaaTCACAgctcgggaggagtggaggaaaggcaGCAAGAGAAAAGGACTCTTATAAAGGTGTTTGGTGcaagagcactgtgttgtgtgctggactattgtaaataaaccgtgtgtgtttGCAACATCcggtgtctgtttgtctgtgtccagggctaaCTACCACaacatttaataatatttgatatctcttgccacACTTAGACTTCCTCTTTCCATTGCATTacaaaagcaaaactgaccaatcactaGAAAaccaaactgatcaatcagattgctctaaGTGACCAGACCAGTCACacagacattagcattttattatgtaGCAGATATATTATACAGACTGGTTGATTAATTGTTAAATAGATGAACTTTTCTTctgtctaatttatttctataaagatgtttttgtaaattaatttctGATTAATGGAATACATAATGTTGCAAAACATAATTATTAAGAGCTCAAGCCACTAAGAAACTTACTAACAAGATTAAATTGTCAGTACCTGTACACAATGTGGGACaagacatttttctcatttttggtaTCCATATCATTTAAAAGTCTTTAGTAAAAGAAGCAAAATGTTTAGTGAAGGTCTTTATATGATCTATTATAACATTTTGAATAAATCTCTAAATATTCTAGTTGCTTTCAAAGTAAGTCTTAGTACTATGTAGtttctaaattaattaataatactactattcaaaatatttgaagtttcaaggtaaggtagtttTGTTCACTAATTCTGCAGTTAAGGATTTCACTCTATTCTGTACACATGGAAATTATAAAGTTATAAACTTACCGACCCTTGCAGTGGCCTGCAGTCAAAACAAAGTTTCGGTGAATGAGAAACCCTCCACATGCGTATCTTTTAAAAAGTGATTTTATGTCCAAGTATGCCATGTAAGGTCGGCTGTGTGGTCTGGCTTCAGTCCCATCAATGATTTTGTCACCAGAGAcacctaacaagaaagaaagtGAATATGTGTTAATGAACTGGACATCAAAAGTATCCAGGGTGACCAATTTGCCAAAAGGATATAACTGCAAGCTCACAGAAAtgtatgtaattagtaatttgtaaattttatacttgtattttacttgagaacttgtcacagagTTCTGCACTGGtactcaaaaaaaattaattgaactgaATTAATAAACAATTGATTTTCAGATTAGTTCTTCTTATTGGGTGCCATCATAACCATGTACATTTGCTGAATTACTTTTAAAgcattaaactactgtatatcactgCAGAACAAATGTCTGAAGGACTGCTTCCCCAGTTTCAGTCTCCATCACAGCCCAGGTTACCTGCCAGTCCAATGGAGACAGCGGTAATGGTAATCCAGAAAACAACAAGCATGACTTTCATTTCTGAGCGTCTCTGCAGCTTGCCTTTGCAGTTCACATCTTTATACATGGACTGAGTGGGGATGTGGTGACATCTTGAAGTCAACCACAAACCACAATCTTTTCATTACAGAATGGTCAAAAGACTTCTAGTAGATCAGTTTATTTCTGCAAGTTAGTTTGGACATGACTACATGAACAAGCAGAGTCCAAATGAGTGCTTAATATGGGAAAATAAATGGAATCAGTTGCTGAATGCTGAAAAGCATGCCTAATCTGCTAAAGATCATCAAATTAAATTTGAACTGTGATCTTATGGTggtgcattatttgacagtgttATATAAGGACAAGTAACATTTTACAAACACGAGGAGGCCATTTAGTCTGTATTAATCATGTTATTGCACCAATATCTGATCTAGATATTTTTAAAAGCTATCAGTGTCTATGCTTCAACCACCTGGCTTGGTAGTTTCTTTGAGATTCCAATAACCCTTCATGTGAAGATGTGCTTCTCAGTTTCCATCTCGTGTGCAGCTTCCTTTTTCTGATTCcctgtttaaattattaaaaagttttaTCATTGCCTTTGAGAGTTCTGAAGAtctaaaatatatgcaaatcatcaacttaAAGAATACTCTTTTCTACACAGTATTCTGTAATTAGTAGAAATGAATGTAAAGCTTAACTAATTTAGCTTATTTTGATCTCATTTCTAAAAATAACTAAACATTTACCTGTCCAGCTGTAGATTTCTTCCTTGACTTCTGCTTGTTATGCTGACTGAGTGATGTTCTCTGGAGGACATTGGTGTTATATTACCATCCCTTACTCTATGAGTGGTGGGCAATGGGGGAGAATGCCTGCCCACACTCGAGTTGAAGACTGGAATAATAAAGGGAAGTAcaatgttctttaattttttaaaatttctgtagGAGCCTCCATAAAACATGGATATTTAAATAATATCCTCCACTCTGCATTCTCtttacttttggttttacttcCCACACCTGGAATTGTGTTCTCTGTAAAATGCTTTAAGACAATTGGCTCTTATCAACTTGTAATATTAATGGGACCGGACTCAGAGTTTTCACTCACCGATACCCTCTTGCTCCACATTCCCACTAAGGGGGGAacagattgattttaaatttaagttgattttaaattcattttagtttACAAAGTAATTTTCATAACAGCAAAGGTTATGTGCCAATATTCTGAATATTGTGAGAccaactgaatgttttttttctctggtaTATATTAagattgactttattttatattgtgaggATTTACTTGTTATGATCGATGTGTTTTCAGTCCACAACAATGGCCAAACTAGATACtactataaaacatttttatggcgGGATCTATTTTGAATATAATGGATAAAATGAATGGAAACTTGTACATTATGCTTATCTTCAGAATTCATTTTGACCAAACTTGGTGCAGCCCTTCAGCATGATGCGAATGCCACATCTTATGCTTTAACTCAGATGTCTGGTGAAATGTCGGCTATAAGGACTGTTACACTTCAAAATCGAATGGCTCTGGACATGATACTGGCGGCAAAGTGGGGCACCTGCTTGGTGGTGGGAGCTTCTTGTTGCCCCTACTTTCCTGACAGGAGTCAATATTTCATCATTGGCTAATCACATCCAAATGATTGCAGCTAATGTAAATTCACCTGTATTTGAACTTAACCCTGATCCTGGTATAATGAACAGGCTGGAATTTTGATTGGTTGTGGAAAATGTTTCAAATTATACTTAGTGTTGTGGTATTCTGCTGTTAATAACCTGGAGTCTTGGAAATTTGTTTGTATATGGTTAAGAAATCAATAGAGTTATCTGTAGTTAAAATATGTTATACATGGTCCCCTTTCCCCACTCTTTCTACTGTTCCCCATCCGATTGACCTGTTTTAAGAATGTCCTAAGGATCAGTctgtttttgtgtatattttggccacagaggtgaaaaagagagaatGTAGGAGTTGGTGAAGTTCTGGGgtattaaattgtattttgaaCCATGCAGCGTCttgaattatattttatatgaacCCATAATTGTATTGGCTCATAACTGCTGTAACCCATGTTTCTATCTATTGCATTAGCTTATAAATtgacttgaaaataaaaatgaaaataataaatgaaaataatgcagcaATAATGTTAAGGCTCTTAAGTTTCTTTCTGTGGTTTGTACTAGCAAAGCTGTCTATGAGGCTTGTTTCAAAATTAGCCTTCCTGTTAGTTTTTAAGATCATTTTGTTCTTCCAGTTAAATGACACTTGTTAATAGATACATGATGACATATGTGTGAACTTATAGAAGCAGCCTGCTCGATGcaacgagcacacacacacactttctgtGCTTCAGCAGGGCGTAGGGCACTTGTTTATGTATCTAGCAATAAACCCCTGCTTCAGACTGATCAATTCTTAAAAtgtctgatttattttatttaggtaaATTCTTACTGAACCCATTCAAATGACTATATCCAGACTTTTactatcaattttattttctattatatcttgttttatttggtattattattcactAATAAATAccattttgcttttacattttctgaaCTTTGTCCTTCTATCTAgtgtgattgaaataataagtgaAGAGTTAACCATGCTACTTGCTCCCAAGGTTATCAAGGCTAAAAAGTCGCTcctgaaaagaaaacaattgagGTAAAAGCAGggcatattgtttggttgctaagtGGCATAACCAAAAGAGTTGCGCTTTTAATTGTATTGCAGTGACATTACCATTATCTAATGTAGTATATCTATGTATGAATGTAAGGGGGTTCTAAATTGAATATTGCTTGGTGACTGACAATTAGACTTTCACCTGAGACTACAGGATCCCTATGTTtatgtgtatctgtatgtgtgataatcttaaggtgcaaaAGTAGACCACCCCAGTAATGGACTTGAAACGTCTTACAGAACCCCATGATAATACAGTCTTTATTCTGATTACTTCTAAAGTGGTAGAGCAGCtgaatagaaatgatttagatagatagatagatagatagatagatagatagatagatagatagatagatagatagatagatagatagatagatagatagatagatagatagatagatagatagatagatagatagatagatagatagtgaaaagcacaaaattaacaaaaaacacaagcttcaaattaacaaaaacacaaactaaaaattAAGGACAAGTATATTCTCAAAGCAGAAGTAACCGATTTTAGGTTtaccagaaaagagaaaaagaagaagacctgTGTTGCTGGTATTTTCGAACACAGAGGGGCCAAAGGTAGTCCAGTCTAGTGCAGGGCCCACCCATGCACTTTTAGAAGTGATTGTACTGTTAAAGTGATAAACAAGTTGATTTGGTTAATCTGCATTTCTGCATTTACAAGTTAAATTTCAGGCTGTAAATGAACTGTCAATATGTCTTAACAGGTAACATCATGTatagcagtgctccgcaaccttttctcacctacgacacaccaacgttcttcctagaattccgcgggacatcaaaagccaaaatatatagcagcgacatgggggggggggggggggggggggggggggtggggtggggtgggggatgGGGCGTTTGGTGGGGGGGTTtgtccg encodes:
- the LOC114662704 gene encoding mast cell protease 1A-like, encoding MYKDVNCKGKLQRRSEMKVMLVVFWITITAVSIGLAGVSGDKIIDGTEARPHSRPYMAYLDIKSLFKRYACGGFLIHRNFVLTAGHCKGRSINVILGVHNLTKPEPSVQVIKVKNMIRHERYNKKKLENDIMLLKLEKSATLTNDVTIINIPNSTQNFRNGTLCSVAGWGKTASSGYGSNTLREVDVTVQEPCKDPKMICARGTGQKGICNGDSGGPLICPDNNNSPLAVGIVSYSDTKCCEENNRNDVYTMVSAYRSWLDNKMSQYPLV